A single Arcobacter sp. FWKO B DNA region contains:
- the purB gene encoding adenylosuccinate lyase, protein MVERYARPQMAELWTQQARYAAWLEVEKAAVKAWNKLGLIPDEDCQKIVQNAKFSVERIEEIEAVTKHDLIAFNTSVSESLGEESRWFHYGMTSSDAVDTGVALQMRDSLQIIIDDVKMLMESIKKRAMEHKYTLMVGRSHGIHGEPITFGLTLAVWYDEVARHLKNLEETMEVIAVGQISGAMGNFAHAPLELEEFAMAELGLKPEPCSNQVIHRDRYARLATALALLASSVEKFAVQVRHLQRTEVYEAEEYFAKGQKGSSAMPHKRNPILTENITGLARMIRAYCIPAMENVALWHERDISHSSTERFWLPDSFITTDFMLHRMNSVIANLTVMPENMMKNLNLTGGLVFSQRVLLELPLQGVSREDAYRIIQRNAMKVWEEIQQGKPTTNEKGESLYLQYLLADNELRSKLSEEQIRECFNYEYYTKNVDNIFKRVFK, encoded by the coding sequence ATGGTTGAAAGATACGCAAGACCTCAAATGGCTGAATTATGGACACAACAAGCAAGATATGCTGCATGGCTAGAAGTAGAAAAAGCTGCTGTTAAAGCTTGGAACAAATTAGGGCTAATACCAGATGAGGATTGTCAAAAGATTGTACAAAATGCAAAATTTTCTGTAGAGAGAATAGAAGAGATAGAAGCTGTTACAAAACACGACCTAATAGCTTTTAATACAAGTGTAAGCGAGTCGCTAGGTGAAGAATCAAGATGGTTTCACTACGGTATGACAAGTAGTGACGCAGTTGATACTGGTGTTGCTTTACAAATGAGAGATTCTTTACAAATAATTATTGATGATGTAAAAATGCTTATGGAATCTATCAAAAAAAGAGCAATGGAACATAAATATACTCTAATGGTAGGTAGAAGTCACGGTATTCACGGTGAGCCTATTACTTTTGGTTTAACACTTGCGGTGTGGTATGATGAAGTGGCAAGACATTTAAAAAATCTTGAAGAGACTATGGAAGTTATTGCTGTAGGACAAATAAGCGGTGCTATGGGGAATTTTGCCCATGCTCCTTTGGAGCTTGAAGAGTTTGCTATGGCAGAGCTTGGTCTTAAACCTGAGCCTTGTTCAAATCAAGTAATCCATAGAGATAGATATGCAAGACTTGCAACTGCTTTGGCATTATTGGCTAGTTCGGTTGAAAAATTTGCAGTTCAAGTAAGACACCTTCAAAGAACTGAAGTTTATGAGGCTGAAGAGTATTTTGCAAAAGGGCAAAAGGGAAGTTCGGCTATGCCACACAAAAGAAACCCTATTTTGACTGAAAATATCACGGGACTTGCAAGGATGATAAGAGCATATTGTATCCCTGCTATGGAAAATGTAGCTCTTTGGCATGAAAGAGATATAAGTCACAGTTCAACGGAGAGATTTTGGCTTCCTGATAGCTTCATAACAACCGACTTTATGCTTCATAGAATGAATAGCGTTATCGCAAATTTAACGGTAATGCCAGAAAATATGATGAAAAACCTAAACTTAACAGGTGGACTTGTATTTTCTCAAAGGGTACTTCTTGAGCTTCCTTTACAAGGGGTAAGTAGAGAAGATGCTTATAGAATCATCCAAAGAAATGCTATGAAAGTGTGGGAAGAGATACAACAAGGTAAACCTACAACTAATGAAAAAGGGGAGTCTTTATATCTTCAATATCTTCTAGCAGATAATGAGCTTAGAAGTAAACTAAGTGAAGAGCAAATAAGAGAGTGTTTTAACTATGAGTATTACACAAAAAATGTGGATAATATTTTCAAAAGGGTATTTAAATAG
- a CDS encoding helix-turn-helix domain-containing protein produces MERLVTTSEAAKILNLSLQGVHYRIKSNQLNSIKKNGKVFVYVDESDINKLNSNNLHNENEINSLLILKDEQIELLKTVIKWHKKQYKKELIRLQKSHNELKDVFQSEIKLLQDAFAEMKKIYQQHISYHSKNQIPINKDDELISLKDFILLVKKYSDNNLDIKKTIIDKIKQKDDRFVYDKEKKEIFVHKSYFLDLV; encoded by the coding sequence TTGGAAAGATTGGTAACTACTAGCGAAGCTGCTAAAATACTAAATCTTTCCTTACAAGGTGTACATTATAGAATTAAATCAAATCAATTAAATTCCATCAAAAAAAATGGTAAAGTATTTGTATATGTCGATGAATCTGATATAAACAAATTAAACTCAAATAACTTACACAATGAAAATGAAATTAACTCTTTACTTATTTTAAAAGATGAACAAATAGAACTTTTAAAAACGGTTATAAAATGGCATAAGAAACAATATAAAAAAGAGTTAATTAGGCTTCAAAAATCACATAACGAATTAAAAGATGTATTTCAATCTGAAATAAAACTTTTACAAGATGCATTTGCTGAAATGAAAAAAATTTATCAGCAACATATTTCATATCATTCAAAAAATCAAATCCCTATTAATAAAGATGATGAGTTAATATCATTAAAAGATTTTATATTATTAGTGAAAAAATACAGTGATAATAATTTAGATATAAAAAAAACAATAATAGATAAAATTAAACAAAAAGATGACAGATTTGTATATGATAAAGAAAAAAAAGAAATTTTTGTTCATAAAAGCTATTTTTTAGATTTGGTATAA
- a CDS encoding ATP-binding protein has protein sequence MIKIKNFTQSKLILPVVIVAVFIIVFLFVFIPRITEQNLIDASIRHAKVDVQKILLTREYYTKSIVGDIKNFAPQIEFSYDHFGINGKIPFPTTTVHDLSQIFTQNDEIGMIFRFYSDYPFKNRADRVLDDFQKEALYFVEQNDYGIYYKRDVIDNKEVLRVAVADFMTDQACVDCHNSSNLKAWDQTLVWKLGDKRGVIEIIMPLDEELAANKEMRNKILIFIAVSLGLLITYYSYMIIKREKELLDINHILEERVSSEVENSLKKERLLIQQNKTSTMGEMMSAIVHQWKQPLNVISIANSSLQLDLMMNNINKENLERQTDNIEQQIEHMNNTMNDFRSFFKPSQKAEYDIKKVVDDVFHLIGAVYKSNGINLISDIQDDCKTSGYPNELTQVFINILNNARDVIIESKPYICNIVIEAKKVENKIVIKIKDFAGGIPEEIIEKIFEPYFTTKPDDKGTGIGLDMSKVIIEKVGGKIYALNENHTIDGKIFKGATFVIELNTIS, from the coding sequence ATGATTAAAATAAAAAATTTTACACAAAGTAAACTTATCTTACCAGTTGTTATAGTAGCTGTTTTTATAATAGTGTTTTTATTTGTTTTTATACCTAGAATTACTGAGCAAAATTTAATTGATGCATCTATTAGGCATGCAAAAGTGGATGTTCAGAAGATTTTATTGACTAGGGAATATTATACAAAAAGCATAGTTGGAGATATAAAAAATTTTGCACCACAAATTGAGTTTAGTTATGACCATTTTGGGATAAATGGAAAAATACCTTTTCCTACAACTACAGTGCACGATTTGAGTCAAATTTTTACACAAAATGATGAAATAGGGATGATTTTTAGATTTTATAGTGATTATCCTTTTAAAAATAGAGCTGATAGAGTTTTAGATGATTTTCAAAAAGAGGCTTTGTATTTTGTAGAACAAAATGATTATGGAATTTATTATAAGAGAGATGTTATAGATAATAAGGAAGTGTTAAGGGTTGCTGTTGCAGATTTTATGACTGATCAAGCTTGTGTGGATTGTCATAACTCTAGTAATTTAAAAGCTTGGGATCAAACACTTGTATGGAAACTTGGGGATAAAAGGGGTGTTATAGAGATTATTATGCCTCTTGATGAAGAGCTTGCTGCAAATAAAGAGATGAGAAATAAGATATTAATTTTTATAGCGGTATCTTTAGGTTTATTGATAACTTATTATTCATACATGATAATTAAAAGAGAAAAAGAACTTCTTGATATAAATCATATACTTGAAGAAAGGGTTTCTAGTGAAGTTGAGAATTCACTAAAAAAAGAGAGATTGTTAATTCAGCAAAATAAAACATCTACAATGGGTGAAATGATGTCTGCGATAGTACATCAATGGAAACAGCCACTAAATGTAATAAGTATCGCTAATAGTTCATTACAACTTGATTTAATGATGAATAATATAAATAAAGAAAATTTAGAAAGACAAACAGATAATATCGAACAACAAATTGAACATATGAATAATACTATGAATGATTTTAGATCATTTTTTAAGCCATCTCAAAAAGCAGAGTATGATATAAAAAAAGTTGTTGATGATGTATTTCACTTAATAGGTGCTGTTTATAAATCTAATGGTATAAATTTAATATCTGATATTCAAGATGATTGTAAAACTTCAGGTTATCCAAATGAGCTTACACAGGTATTTATTAATATTTTAAATAATGCAAGAGATGTTATTATAGAAAGTAAACCTTATATTTGTAATATTGTTATTGAAGCTAAGAAAGTTGAAAATAAGATTGTAATTAAAATCAAAGATTTTGCTGGTGGTATACCAGAAGAGATAATTGAAAAAATATTTGAACCATACTTTACAACAAAACCTGATGATAAAGGAACAGGTATAGGACTTGATATGTCAAAAGTTATAATAGAAAAAGTTGGTGGTAAAATTTATGCACTTAATGAAAATCATACAATAGATGGGAAGATTTTTAAAGGGGCAACTTTTGTGATAGAGTTGAATACTATATCATAA
- a CDS encoding RluA family pseudouridine synthase, with product MPFVLKEYPAKIGEKINVYLIKNHGLSPSNAQNLLDRGKVFDKEMKQLKKTDIITTEDIFISEFIGITKGLKPIFSTDDFAIFDKPSGIMVHPVNKFTPYCLLDEVKYHFGSSANIVHRIDAETSGLVLISKNKEAEIELKTMFEKKLYTKKYLAIANGILQNQKTINSPIKDDLASTIRVKMTTADDGKESLTIINPIKINHTKNQTLVEALPLTGRQHQIRVHLESIGHKILGDPIYGIDEIIADKYLCKELSPEDRLYHTSSHRLWLHADYLEFSYKDIIYKFHSKNKELLDFFNKN from the coding sequence TTGCCATTTGTATTAAAAGAGTATCCAGCTAAAATTGGAGAAAAAATCAATGTTTATCTAATCAAAAACCATGGTCTATCACCATCAAATGCCCAAAATCTTCTTGATCGTGGAAAAGTATTTGATAAAGAGATGAAACAACTAAAAAAAACTGATATAATAACAACAGAAGATATTTTTATATCAGAATTTATTGGTATAACAAAAGGGTTAAAACCTATATTTTCTACAGATGATTTTGCTATTTTTGACAAACCAAGTGGGATAATGGTTCATCCTGTTAATAAATTCACCCCTTATTGTTTGCTTGATGAAGTAAAGTACCATTTTGGAAGTAGTGCAAATATAGTTCATAGGATAGATGCAGAGACTTCAGGTCTTGTTTTGATTTCAAAAAATAAAGAAGCCGAAATAGAACTCAAAACAATGTTTGAGAAAAAACTTTACACAAAAAAATATCTAGCTATCGCAAATGGCATCTTACAAAACCAAAAAACAATAAATTCACCCATAAAAGATGATTTAGCTAGTACCATAAGGGTAAAAATGACAACAGCTGATGATGGAAAAGAATCTCTAACTATAATAAATCCTATTAAAATAAATCATACCAAAAACCAAACTTTAGTGGAAGCCTTGCCTCTAACTGGACGACAACACCAAATAAGAGTACATCTTGAATCCATAGGACACAAAATCCTAGGTGACCCAATATATGGAATAGATGAAATCATAGCCGATAAATACCTATGCAAAGAACTTTCCCCTGAAGATAGACTATATCACACATCTTCACACAGACTTTGGCTTCACGCTGATTATCTTGAATTTTCATATAAAGATATTATTTATAAATTCCACTCAAAAAACAAAGAACTATTGGACTTCTTCAACAAAAATTAG